DNA from Cotesia glomerata isolate CgM1 linkage group LG10, MPM_Cglom_v2.3, whole genome shotgun sequence:
GACACGCATCGCCGATccctaaaaaattacaagattATGAGTACCAGTAAAAGAATCGTAACATGAattagctattaaaaaaaaattagtgtaaaATGTTGAGTACCTATAGGTTTTTTGTAGCAGTGATAAtcttcataataaaattgatccAGACAATcgcactttttatttttacaagtgGCATTTTTGGAAAAACAGTCTTTTGAAGTTTCACAGGGAGCTTGATTCAATCCAAGGCAATTTCCATCCATTTCCTTGTAATTAGGAagacattgacatttttcattcTTGCATtcggtattttttttctcacatgTTCCAGAAGTACCACACGCATTGTCGGaaactaaaaagttttaagattataagtattcttaaaaatgataaaattcacTAACTAAACGAAAATTAATGTGAAATAGTTAGGTACGTTTATCATTTTCGTAGCAATGTTCATCTTCATAATGAAATCGGTCAGGACACTCGCACTTTTTACTTTTACAAGTGGCATTTTTCGTGAAACAGTCTTCTGGAATTTCACAAGGAGCCTGGTCCAACCCAAGACAATTTCCATCTTTTATCTTGTAATTAGAAAGACATTGACATTTTCCATCCTTGCattcagtattttttatttccttacATGCTATTTGACTAAGACACGCATCGCCGATccctaaaaaattacaagattATGAGTACCAGTAAAAGAATCGTAACATGAattagctattaaaaaaaaattagtataaaaTGTTGAGTACCTTTAGCTTTTTTGTAGCAGTGATAATCttcataataaaatggatCCAGACAATCGCACTTTTTATTCTTACAAGTGGCATTTTTGGAAAACAATCTTTTGAAGTTTCACAAGAAGCTTGATGCAATCCGAGACAATTTCCATCCATTTCCTTGTAATTAGGAagacattgacatttttcattcTTGCATtcggtattttttttcttacatgtTCCAGAAGTACCACACGCATTGTCGGaaactaaaaagttttaagattataagtattcttaaaaaaatgataaaattcacTAACTAAACGAAAATTAATGTGAAATAGTTAGGTACGTTTATCATTTTCGTAGCAATGTTCATCTTCATAATGAAATCGGTCAGGACACTCGCACTTTTTACTTTTACAAGTGGCATTTTTCGCGAAACAGTCGTCTGGAATTTCACAAGGAGCCTGGTCCAACCCAAGACAATTTCCATCTTTTATCTTGTAATTAGAAAGACATTGACATTTTCCATCCTTGCattcagtattttttatttccttacATGCTATTTGACTAAGACACGCATCGCCGATccctaaaaaattacaagattATGAGTACCAGTAAAAGAATCGTAACATGAattagctattaaaaaaaaattagtataaaaTGTTGAGTACCTTGAGCTTTTTTGTAGCAGTGATAATCttcataataaaatggatCCAGACAATCGCACTTTTTATTCTTACAAGTGGCATTTTTGGAAAAACAATCTTTTGAAGTTTCACAAGAAGCTTGATGCAATCCGAGACAATTTCCATCCATTTCCTTGTAATTAGGAagacattgacatttttcattcTTGCATtcggtattttttttcttacatgtTCCAGAAGTACCACACGCATTGTCGGGaactaaaaagttttaagattataagtattcttaaaaaaatgataaaattcacTAACTAAACGAAAATTAATGTGAAATAGTTAGGTACGTTTATCATTCTCATAGCAATGTTCATCTTCATAATGAAATCGGTCAGGACACTCGCACTTTTTACTTTTACAAGTGGCATTTTTCGCGAAACAGTCTTCTGGAATTTCACAAGGAGCCTGGTCCAACCCAAGACAATTTCCATCTTTTATCTTGTAATTAGAAAGACATTGACATTTTCCATCCTTGCattcagtattttttatttccttacATGCTATTTGACTAAGACACGCATCGCCGATccctaaaaaattacaagattATGAGTACCAGTAAAAGAATCGTAACATGAattagctattaaaaaaaaattagtataaaaTGTTGAGTACCTTTAGCTTTTTTGTAGCAGTGATAATCttcataataaaatggatCCAGACAATCGCACTTTTTATTCTTACAAGTGGCATTTTTGGAAAAACAATCTTTTGAAGTTTCACAAGAAGCTTGATGCAATCCGAGacaatttccatttttttccTTGTAATTAGAAAGACATTGACATTTTCCACTCTTGCattcagtattttttatttcctcgCATGCTATTTGACTATGACACGCATCGCCGAtccctaaaaaattataagattatGAGTACCAGTAAATGAATTGTAACATGAAtttgctattaaaaaaaaaattaatgtaaaatgtAGAGTACTTATAGCTTTTTTGTAGCAGTGATCATCTTCATAATAAAATCGATCTAGACAACTGCACTTCTTATTCTTACAAGAGGCATTTTTCGCGAAAcagttttttggaattttgcaAGGAGCCTGGTCCAACCCAAGACAATTTCCATCTCTTTCCTTGTAATTATAAAGACATTGACATTTTCCATCCTTGcatttcgaattttttattttttgacatgCTTCATCACGTAAACATGAATCGTTTAACGCTGAAAGAAAAAacaagattaattaaaaaacaattttttttaattaagactAACAGCGAGAAGAACATCAACCTCTTGTCATTTcgtgacaatttttttcaagataataataatcatttccgcaactacattttttttcaatacagTCAGCATTTTCTGCATAGCAATCCCCACGAACATCACAAGGCTTCTTAATAAGTGCTCGGCACtcattattcaatttttcataaccgTTTTTACATTGACATGTCCCATCCTTGCATTCACTGTACTTAATACTTCGACATGTTTCTTCCAGCGAGCACTTAGAGCCTAAAGCTACAAAAAGTAAGTCACAATTGATTAGGCTgctcaaaaattgaaaacttgttgcaaattcaaaatataaatacttattgCCCCTATGACACAGTGATCTCCCGAACGAAAAAAGCTATCTTTGCAATCGCATGTTTTGTTTCTGCACATTGCGTTGTCTGCAAAGCAATCATCAGAATCGTCACATGATTGACCGTGTTTTCCAGCGCACCTTCCAATCTTTGCCACATAGTTTTTTTCACACTCACATTTGTCGTTTCTACATACTCCATATTTGAGACCTGTGCATAATTTCTCACATTCGCACGGCGAACCGACACCTTGAAAAATTGCATCGATTAAATTGAAGGAACAATTCTCGTACTATAGAATAATTACCATATTTTCGGGAGATACATTGTCCGTTTTGATAATAATCTTCTTCACCGCAGTCGCAAAACGTATTGTTACAAATCGAATTTTCTAGAAAGCAGTCCTCTTTATTTCTACAAGataaattgttgaattcacACCGGGTATGTATCTTATCGATTGCTAAACATAATAAAAagttgttactttttttttttgtaaaaaaaattgataatctcaaaaaagtacacaaaaatagtatattgtgtgactagggatgaaacaaaacaatttcagaccagagtgaagttg
Protein-coding regions in this window:
- the LOC123273417 gene encoding uncharacterized protein ZC84.1-like, with protein sequence MKYKVVLFVFLKITICCTISSASTDINRPKKPEFIKHLLIEGQKVDHDQNISLWSRNENSRLRSAIKIGKICLEDRDCKWNDNNELICIFRDMNKKIGKCGCPERSKFNRNTLSCTIQRYKRNYPGCTDCHNANEFFLNGTCVPGIGAKCPEGSECPAKNSKCEHGICQCLSGYESVNQSYCELKQCKEDYDVCDPNLYFPCCSDDMQCINVNPELQNPRYKCVKENFLGDSCDNNLDCMGINHAKCAEDRTCICKNFALEYDNVCLDKLYSEKLAPKYENLFQYDGNINRYKRMDDKITLTDFSKKSDTIYGEWCSTAKGCQFEDYRNVICHKFVKDSSMNFCTCPTGTNYDYVKKTCTEERHSELIKIEKQKYYERNHIQISGKWYSIYLGNCSTNTDCEKLTNGVCEDKNCVCKKNWELINETFCEFPIDKIHTRCEFNNLSCRNKEDCFLENSICNNTFCDCGEEDYYQNGQCISRKYGVGSPCECEKLCTGLKYGVCRNDKCECEKNYVAKIGRCAGKHGQSCDDSDDCFADNAMCRNKTCDCKDSFFRSGDHCVIGAITLGSKCSLEETCRSIKYSECKDGTCQCKNGYEKLNNECRALIKKPCDVRGDCYAENADCIEKKCSCGNDYYYLEKNCHEMTRALNDSCLRDEACQKIKNSKCKDGKCQCLYNYKERDGNCLGLDQAPCKIPKNCFAKNASCKNKKCSCLDRFYYEDDHCYKKAIRIGDACHSQIACEEIKNTECKSGKCQCLSNYKEKNGNCLGLHQASCETSKDCFSKNATCKNKKCDCLDPFYYEDYHCYKKAKGIGDACLSQIACKEIKNTECKDGKCQCLSNYKIKDGNCLGLDQAPCEIPEDCFAKNATCKSKKCECPDRFHYEDEHCYENDKLPDNACGTSGTCKKKNTECKNEKCQCLPNYKEMDGNCLGLHQASCETSKDCFSKNATCKNKKCDCLDPFYYEDYHCYKKAQGIGDACLSQIACKEIKNTECKDGKCQCLSNYKIKDGNCLGLDQAPCEIPDDCFAKNATCKSKKCECPDRFHYEDEHCYENDKRT